The following proteins come from a genomic window of Sulfitobacter indolifex:
- the obgE gene encoding GTPase ObgE, with protein sequence MKFLDLCKVYIRSGGGGGGCVSFRREKYIEYGGPDGGDGGTGGSVWAEAVDGLNTLIDFRYQQHFFAKNGQPGMGKQRTGKDGDDIILRVPVGTEILDEDQETVICDLTELGQRVQLARGGNGGWGNLHFKSSTNQAPRRSNPGQEGVERTLWLRLKLIADVGLLGLPNAGKSTFLAATSNARPKIADYPFTTLHPNLGVVGVDNTEFVVADIPGLIEGASEGRGLGDLFLGHVERCAVLLHLIDGTSETVAEDCRTIIGELEAYGGELAEKPRVTVLNKVDALDEEERAERLKELEKASGGDVMMMSGVAGEGVTEVLRTLRQNIDDDRLRYRTSEEEETWQP encoded by the coding sequence ATGAAGTTTCTCGACCTGTGCAAAGTCTACATCCGATCCGGTGGCGGTGGGGGCGGCTGCGTGTCGTTCCGGCGCGAGAAATACATTGAATATGGTGGCCCTGACGGCGGCGATGGCGGTACGGGCGGCTCGGTTTGGGCCGAAGCGGTGGATGGCCTCAATACGCTGATCGACTTTCGCTACCAGCAGCACTTCTTCGCCAAGAACGGCCAGCCCGGCATGGGCAAGCAGCGTACCGGTAAGGATGGCGACGACATCATCCTGCGTGTGCCCGTAGGCACCGAGATTCTTGATGAAGATCAGGAGACGGTGATTTGCGATCTGACAGAACTGGGCCAGCGCGTGCAATTGGCGCGTGGCGGCAACGGCGGTTGGGGCAACCTGCATTTCAAGTCGTCCACCAACCAAGCACCGCGGCGCTCGAACCCCGGCCAAGAAGGTGTCGAACGCACGCTTTGGCTGCGGCTGAAACTGATTGCGGATGTTGGTCTTTTAGGGCTCCCGAATGCGGGTAAATCGACCTTTTTGGCGGCCACATCGAATGCGCGGCCTAAGATTGCAGATTACCCTTTCACCACGCTACACCCGAATCTTGGGGTGGTCGGCGTGGATAACACAGAATTCGTCGTCGCCGATATTCCCGGCCTTATCGAAGGGGCATCCGAAGGCCGCGGGCTTGGCGATCTTTTTCTTGGCCACGTAGAGCGTTGCGCGGTGTTGTTACACCTGATCGACGGCACATCTGAAACCGTTGCAGAAGACTGTCGTACCATCATCGGCGAGCTGGAAGCCTATGGTGGTGAACTGGCAGAAAAACCGCGTGTAACTGTGTTAAACAAAGTTGATGCTTTGGATGAAGAAGAGCGCGCAGAGCGTTTGAAAGAATTGGAAAAAGCCTCAGGTGGCGATGTCATGATGATGTCCGGCGTGGCCGGTGAAGGCGTCACAGAAGTGCTTCGGACTCTGCGCCAAAACATCGACGATGACCGTCTGCGTTACCGCACCTCTGAGGAAGAAGAGACTTGGCAACCCTAA
- the proB gene encoding glutamate 5-kinase, with amino-acid sequence MATLSTARRVVIKIGSALLVDRNSGTLRRDWLSGLAQDVLWLKGLGCDVVLVSSGSIALGRGVLGLPSTVLALEQAQAAAAVGQIRLARAYEEVLEPHGITTAQVLVTLEDSANRRRYLNSRATLEQLLSLSVVPIVNENDTVATDEIRFGDNDRLAAQIAVTVGADQLILLSDVDGFYSANPTQDPDAKRYDVVDTITPEIEAMAGDAGSGLSKGGMKTKLMAARTATAAGCAMAITDGFVMRPLSALEAGANATWFSAQSDPQAARKRWIAAMKPRGGVTLDAGAVSALARGTSLLPAGVTAVAGKFERGDSIAMFDPAGHAVGHGLSRYSAEEINQIKGRKSTEIEAILGYPGRAALVHRDDMAL; translated from the coding sequence TTGGCAACCCTAAGCACCGCCCGCCGTGTCGTTATCAAGATCGGCTCCGCGCTTTTAGTCGACCGCAACAGCGGCACCTTGCGCCGTGATTGGCTAAGCGGTTTGGCGCAAGATGTGTTGTGGCTCAAAGGGTTGGGCTGCGATGTTGTACTGGTTTCGTCAGGCTCCATCGCGCTTGGCCGCGGCGTCTTGGGTTTGCCGTCGACCGTCTTAGCGCTGGAACAGGCGCAGGCGGCGGCAGCGGTTGGGCAAATTCGCCTGGCCCGCGCCTATGAAGAGGTTCTGGAGCCCCATGGTATCACCACGGCACAGGTGCTTGTGACGCTCGAAGACAGCGCCAATCGGCGCCGCTACCTAAACAGCCGCGCGACGCTGGAGCAGTTGCTTTCCCTCAGCGTGGTGCCGATTGTCAACGAGAATGACACGGTTGCCACCGACGAAATCCGCTTTGGTGACAACGACCGTCTTGCCGCGCAGATTGCTGTGACGGTGGGGGCGGATCAGTTGATCCTGCTGTCAGATGTTGACGGTTTCTACAGCGCCAATCCCACGCAGGATCCAGACGCGAAGCGCTATGATGTGGTCGACACGATCACGCCCGAGATAGAAGCGATGGCAGGTGATGCGGGGTCTGGCCTGTCAAAAGGGGGCATGAAGACCAAGTTGATGGCGGCGCGCACTGCGACGGCAGCGGGTTGCGCGATGGCAATCACCGACGGATTTGTCATGCGTCCGCTTTCTGCTTTGGAGGCCGGGGCAAATGCCACTTGGTTTAGCGCTCAGAGCGATCCGCAAGCTGCGCGCAAGCGCTGGATTGCAGCGATGAAGCCGCGCGGCGGGGTGACCCTAGACGCGGGTGCGGTCTCTGCTCTGGCACGGGGGACTTCTTTGCTGCCAGCAGGGGTGACGGCGGTCGCGGGCAAATTTGAACGTGGTGACAGTATCGCCATGTTCGACCCCGCAGGCCATGCTGTGGGGCATGGCCTTAGCCGCTATTCTGCGGAGGAGATCAATCAGATCAAAGGCCGCAAGAGCACAGAGATCGAAGCGATATTGGGCTATCCGGGGCGCGCGGCGCTCGTCCACCGGGACGACATGGCGCTATAG